CTCGTGCGCCTCCTCGAGCACCCCGCGCTCGCGGTCGAGGGCATAGAGGCGGGCCACGAGGGTCGTCACCTCGCGAACCAGCTCGCGACGGGCCGACGCCAGCTCGGCGGCGACCGTCGCGGTCTCGGCGCGCGCCAGGTCGCGGCGCGCCTGGCGTTTGCCCGGCCAGGGGAGCGTTTGCCGCACGCCGAGCTCGAGCATCGACATCTCTTCGTCGCCGAGCGACCAGCGGCCGAGGCCGACGTTCTGCAGCCGCGCTTCGACCATCGGATTGGCGAGCGCTCCTTCCGGCCCGACGCGCTCCTCGGCCGCCGCGAGCCGCGCCGCCAACGCGACGAGGCGCGGTGATCGGCGCTCGGCGAGGCTCAGCAGCTCGGCGAGCGGCGGCGCTTCGACCCCCGCCATCCCGGGGTGAGCCGGCAGCTCATCGCTCGCCGGCGCGGCGGGCGACTCCGCCCGGAGCACCGCGCTCCCCACGAGAAACCAGACCAACCCGGCAACGACCGCCTTCGATCTCACGCCAGCCTCCTCGGAAACGTCGAGCATCCCGCGGCGCACCACGCGCTGCGGGCAGACACACCTCGCCGAGGAGGGGTCTCAGATCAGCAGGACGGAAAGGAGGGTGAAGAGACCGAGATCGTGCAATCGTGCCGCGCAAGCGCGCTCGCTCCGCGCCCAGGCCTCGAGTGGCGCCGCTGGCAACGCCGACGCCAGGCGCGACGTGGCGACGAGCGGAGCCGGGGCGGCGCTGCCTTCGGCCGGGGCGGCGAGGGTCGGCACCGTCGGCGCCGGGGCGGCGGGTGCCGGAGCGCAGCAGCCAAGCTGGACGCTCCACGCGGCGCTGACCGGACAACGGACGGCACCGCGCGAGGCCATCATCGGGCAGGCTCTGCCCATCCGGCAGCAGGCCCGGCCGGAACGCTCGCTCGCCGAGGCAAGCGCTCCCGCGAAAGCGAGGAGAGCGAGCAGCGCGAGCGCGACGGACCGGCGTTTCATCGCCGGGAGTATACGCCGCCCTCGCCGACGGCCGGCCCCCGGGACCGGTGGCGGCTCCGACCGAGGGTTCGAGAGCCGGCTCGGGGGCGCTCTCCGCCAACTCCTGCCCGGCTCGACGGCGAACCGAGCTCCCCCCTTCCACCTGCCGGCGTAGCGCTAGACTCACCGGTGGACCCCGCGCCTCCCGCGCGACCCGTTCCCAGCACCTCGACTGATGAAGGAGATCCTCATGCGCTTCCGGATGCTCCCGCTGGCCGCCCTCGCGCTGCTCGCCGTCGCCTTTCCTCTGCCGCTCCACGCCGGCGGCGGCCACGACGAAGGGCTCCTCGACCCGGCCTGGTTCGGGAAGAGCGTCGAGTTCCGCTCGACGGAGGAGATCGACTACCTCTGGGTCAAGCCCGGCTTCTCGACCGAGGGCAAGACACTGAAGCTCGCCAAATGGAGCGACCCGGTCTTCCTCGGGGAGAAGCGGGACAGCAAGGACTCCGCCAAGGCCTACGAGCTGACCGAGATGATGCCCTCGCGCTTCAAGGGCGCGCTCGCCCCGGTCGCCAAGGTATCGAGCGACGCGGGTGAGCTGGTGCTCTCCGGCCAACTCGTCGACTGCACGGCCGGCAGCAAGGCGGCCAAGTGGCTGGTCGGCATGGGAGCCGGCTCGGCGAGCGCGACCTGGAATCTCAAGATCGCCGACGCCGCGAGTGGCGAGG
This genomic window from Holophagales bacterium contains:
- a CDS encoding DUF4410 domain-containing protein; translation: MRFRMLPLAALALLAVAFPLPLHAGGGHDEGLLDPAWFGKSVEFRSTEEIDYLWVKPGFSTEGKTLKLAKWSDPVFLGEKRDSKDSAKAYELTEMMPSRFKGALAPVAKVSSDAGELVLSGQLVDCTAGSKAAKWLVGMGAGSASATWNLKIADAASGEVLVAIHHRAISGTAMSDIEDKIVKWLDEGFIPGYRSNFSDYAHGKKPKK